Proteins from a genomic interval of Youhaiella tibetensis:
- a CDS encoding ABC transporter substrate-binding protein — protein MMGIARSRAGGAVVATALGVLMGFGATLSAYAQEKTEITFSYLWGGAEAKALEELIADYNASQDKIVVKGVSSPDTTKQLASMSSSNGAFDISDHFGSAVGSWASKGILAPLDDLGIDVADFVPAAVSQVTYDGKLYSLPIAVHDYQLLYNKKLLADAGVEPPKTMDELAAAIKALTKVDGDGNITQLGLGSAYMPTTMVVLGYAFGGEWNAGGQPSPADANNIKGINFYVDNVVKPYGASAVNKFIAGFGPYMSPQDPFVQGKMAMVIDGEWRSASLGSAEGFEWGAVSIPAATPELADTTLVEVSTLFIPANSKHKAEAGEFLKYLGSPDVMAKFTRALGNLPARTSLLGNDIYADLPNYDAWLSSLKSPNAKSFSSAPYSAEYSADLGSAFEAIAQGSQTAEDAMKGVADRSGSYAQ, from the coding sequence ATGATGGGAATCGCTCGCAGCAGGGCTGGCGGGGCAGTGGTGGCCACCGCGCTCGGCGTCCTGATGGGTTTTGGCGCTACGCTGAGCGCCTACGCTCAGGAAAAAACGGAAATCACCTTCTCCTATCTCTGGGGCGGGGCGGAAGCCAAAGCTCTTGAAGAGCTCATCGCCGACTACAATGCCAGCCAGGACAAGATCGTGGTGAAGGGCGTCTCGAGCCCGGATACCACCAAGCAGCTTGCCTCGATGTCGAGCAGCAACGGGGCCTTCGACATTTCCGATCATTTCGGTTCGGCAGTGGGCTCGTGGGCCTCCAAGGGCATCCTGGCTCCGCTCGACGACCTGGGGATCGACGTGGCCGATTTCGTGCCGGCAGCCGTCAGCCAGGTGACCTATGACGGCAAGCTCTATTCGCTGCCGATCGCGGTGCACGACTATCAGTTGCTCTATAACAAGAAGCTGCTTGCGGACGCCGGTGTCGAGCCTCCCAAGACGATGGACGAACTCGCGGCTGCCATCAAGGCGCTGACCAAAGTCGATGGCGACGGCAACATCACCCAGCTTGGCCTCGGCAGCGCCTACATGCCGACCACGATGGTGGTACTGGGCTATGCCTTCGGCGGCGAGTGGAACGCCGGCGGGCAGCCGTCCCCGGCCGACGCCAACAACATCAAGGGCATCAATTTCTACGTCGACAACGTGGTGAAGCCCTATGGCGCGTCGGCAGTGAACAAGTTCATCGCTGGTTTCGGTCCCTATATGTCGCCGCAGGATCCCTTCGTGCAGGGCAAGATGGCCATGGTGATCGATGGCGAATGGCGGTCCGCTTCGCTGGGCTCGGCCGAAGGGTTCGAGTGGGGCGCCGTCTCCATCCCGGCGGCGACGCCCGAACTGGCGGATACGACGCTGGTCGAAGTCTCGACCCTCTTCATTCCTGCCAATTCCAAGCACAAGGCCGAGGCCGGCGAGTTCCTCAAGTACCTGGGCAGCCCGGACGTCATGGCCAAGTTCACCCGCGCGCTCGGCAACCTGCCGGCCCGCACGTCCCTGCTCGGCAACGATATCTACGCCGACCTGCCGAACTACGACGCCTGGCTCAGCTCGCTCAAGAGCCCGAATGCGAAGTCCTTCAGCTCCGCGCCCTACAGCGCCGAATACTCGGCCGACCTGGGCTCGGCATTCGAGGCGATCGCCCAGGGCTCCCAGACCGCAGAAGACGCCATGAAGGGCGTTGCCGACCGGTCGGGTTCTTATGCCCAGTAG
- a CDS encoding transcriptional regulator produces the protein MLLFVDFEASSLSKQSYPIEVGWVWEDGREEGHLIRPAPGWVEWDDSAQAIHGISRGLLARDGEPHDRVCDRVIAAFEGNDVYASAPSWDGHWLSMLLRAAGQPRHLLRLRSSEEAFMAKARQDGASETLATARVAAARALIGQAPAAHRAIADARREWETWRAV, from the coding sequence TTGCTGCTATTCGTCGATTTCGAAGCGTCTTCGCTCAGCAAGCAAAGCTATCCGATCGAAGTCGGCTGGGTATGGGAGGATGGTCGCGAGGAGGGGCATCTGATCCGTCCCGCACCGGGCTGGGTGGAGTGGGATGACTCTGCCCAAGCCATCCATGGAATTTCCCGCGGACTGCTGGCGCGTGATGGCGAGCCCCACGACCGCGTTTGCGACCGCGTGATTGCGGCTTTCGAGGGCAACGATGTCTACGCCAGCGCACCATCGTGGGATGGGCATTGGCTGAGCATGCTCCTGCGAGCGGCGGGGCAGCCGCGTCATCTCCTGCGCCTCAGGTCGAGCGAAGAGGCCTTCATGGCCAAGGCTCGGCAGGATGGTGCCAGCGAGACCCTTGCCACCGCGCGCGTCGCGGCAGCGCGTGCCCTTATCGGGCAAGCGCCGGCTGCACATCGCGCCATCGCCGACGCGAGACGGGAATGGGAGACGTGGCGGGCAGTCTAA
- a CDS encoding SulP family inorganic anion transporter, translating to MTFLETFRRDWLSNIRGDVLAGIVVALALIPEAIGFSAIAGVDPKVGLYASFCIAMIISVTGGRPAMISAATAATAVLMVTLVRDHGLQYLLAATILAGVIQVGAGLARIGYVMRFVSRSVLTGFVNALAILIFMAQLPELVGMPWQTYAMIGLGLAIIYLFPRVTKAVPSPLVCIIVLTILTMIIKVDVRTVADLGELPSTLPVFLLPNVPFTFETLMIILPYSIGVAAVGLLESLLTASIVDQMTDTKSDKNREAVGQGIANFITGFLGGMAGCAMIGQSVINVRSGGRGRLSTFTAGAVLFFLLMVLGDWVGIIPMPALVAIMIMVSIGTFNWSSLNDLRKHPRRSSLVMLATVIVVVGTHNLALGVGVGVLLSGIFFAWKVAQFFRVTSALSADGRERDYFVEGQVFFASSETFLNALDFKEPIERVRIDVSKAHIWDLTGVGAIDTAVLKFRREGVSVELVGMNEASATIMDKLAVHDQPGALERVLGH from the coding sequence ATGACCTTTCTTGAGACTTTCCGCCGTGACTGGCTTTCCAATATTCGTGGCGACGTGCTTGCCGGTATCGTGGTGGCGCTTGCCCTGATCCCCGAAGCCATCGGCTTTTCTGCGATCGCGGGCGTAGATCCCAAGGTGGGGCTATACGCCTCGTTCTGCATCGCCATGATCATCTCCGTTACCGGGGGCAGGCCAGCGATGATCTCGGCGGCAACCGCCGCTACCGCCGTGCTCATGGTGACGCTGGTGCGCGACCATGGGCTGCAATACCTCCTTGCCGCGACGATCCTCGCCGGCGTCATCCAGGTCGGCGCGGGTCTCGCGCGGATCGGCTATGTCATGCGCTTCGTCTCGCGCTCGGTGCTCACGGGCTTCGTCAATGCCCTGGCCATTCTCATCTTCATGGCGCAGCTACCCGAACTGGTCGGCATGCCCTGGCAGACTTACGCCATGATCGGGCTGGGACTAGCGATCATCTACCTGTTTCCGCGCGTGACCAAGGCGGTCCCGTCGCCGCTTGTCTGCATCATCGTGCTGACCATTCTCACCATGATCATCAAGGTCGACGTGCGTACGGTGGCCGACCTGGGCGAGCTGCCCTCGACGCTGCCGGTGTTCCTTCTGCCGAATGTGCCCTTCACGTTCGAGACGTTGATGATCATCCTGCCTTATTCGATCGGCGTCGCCGCGGTCGGGCTGCTCGAAAGCCTGCTGACGGCCTCCATCGTCGACCAGATGACCGACACGAAAAGCGACAAGAACCGCGAGGCCGTGGGGCAGGGCATCGCCAACTTCATCACCGGCTTCCTCGGCGGCATGGCTGGTTGCGCCATGATCGGGCAGTCGGTGATAAACGTGCGATCGGGTGGCCGCGGCCGCTTGTCGACGTTCACGGCTGGCGCGGTGCTGTTCTTCCTGCTCATGGTTCTTGGAGACTGGGTGGGCATCATTCCGATGCCGGCGCTGGTCGCCATCATGATCATGGTCTCCATCGGCACCTTCAACTGGTCTTCGCTCAATGACCTGCGTAAGCATCCGCGCCGGTCGAGCCTGGTCATGCTGGCAACGGTCATCGTGGTGGTCGGCACGCACAACCTGGCGCTCGGTGTGGGCGTGGGGGTGCTGCTCTCAGGCATCTTCTTTGCCTGGAAGGTGGCCCAGTTCTTCCGCGTGACCTCGGCCCTGAGCGCGGACGGGCGCGAGCGCGACTATTTCGTGGAGGGGCAGGTCTTCTTCGCGTCGTCCGAGACTTTCCTCAACGCCCTGGACTTCAAGGAGCCCATCGAGCGCGTTCGCATCGATGTCAGCAAGGCGCATATCTGGGACCTGACCGGCGTCGGCGCCATCGACACGGCAGTGCTGAAATTCCGCCGCGAGGGAGTCTCGGTCGAGCTCGTTGGCATGAACGAGGCGAGCGCCACAATCATGGACAAGCTCGCGGTCCACGATCAGCCCGGAGCGCTGGAGCGCGTACTCGGCCACTGA
- a CDS encoding GntR family transcriptional regulator, whose protein sequence is MGESAGPQRAGTKSAQLRAYLLGLIEEQLRPHDKMPTERELAETFGVTRLTVRRALDQLGYEGRVYRTQGAGTFVSEPRIAKSVELTSFTDDMRARGLMPGSQSTRIVEVTAGAEVGAQLGISPRDAVAHIYRVRTADGEPMCLENTYIPASLAPDLARRPLEGSLYQTLVENYGLRIDKAEQSIHATVLDGEMAQALGVPEFSPAFKVSRVAYDARSRRIEYAESVYRADRYSYDFVIYRTPKGTK, encoded by the coding sequence ATGGGAGAAAGTGCTGGACCGCAACGCGCCGGGACCAAGTCCGCGCAATTGCGCGCCTATCTCCTCGGCCTGATCGAGGAGCAACTGCGCCCTCACGATAAGATGCCGACCGAACGCGAACTCGCCGAAACCTTCGGCGTTACGCGCCTTACAGTCCGGCGCGCGCTCGATCAGCTCGGCTACGAAGGGCGGGTCTATCGCACCCAGGGTGCCGGTACGTTCGTGAGCGAACCACGAATTGCAAAGTCCGTCGAGCTAACGTCCTTTACCGACGACATGCGCGCCCGTGGCCTGATGCCCGGCTCCCAGTCGACGAGGATCGTGGAAGTAACGGCCGGCGCCGAGGTTGGCGCCCAGCTCGGCATCAGCCCGCGCGACGCTGTCGCCCACATCTATCGCGTCCGCACGGCCGACGGCGAACCGATGTGCCTCGAAAACACCTACATTCCCGCCAGCCTGGCGCCCGATCTCGCCCGCCGGCCGCTGGAGGGATCGCTCTACCAGACGCTCGTCGAAAACTACGGCCTGCGCATCGACAAGGCCGAGCAATCGATCCATGCCACCGTGCTGGACGGCGAGATGGCCCAGGCCCTCGGCGTTCCGGAATTCTCGCCCGCCTTCAAGGTCTCCCGCGTCGCATACGACGCCCGGAGCCGGCGGATCGAATACGCCGAAAGCGTCTACCGCGCCGATCGGTATTCGTACGATTTCGTCATCTATCGCACGCCCAAAGGGACCAAATAA
- a CDS encoding GNAT family N-acetyltransferase, which produces MTHPFELRPATTEDRDALAELWHASASLPTVGPPQMPSRIELRERVDQEFAQGWVTTLAVTGNGLVGFVAIKPAVSVLDQLFVSPDHLGGGVGRALLGHAMAEMPAGFKLFTASANIRARRFYEAAGLVFVSEEPHPRSGHPVSHYRWHP; this is translated from the coding sequence GTGACTCATCCGTTCGAACTGCGTCCGGCCACAACCGAGGACCGCGACGCGCTGGCGGAGCTATGGCACGCCAGCGCGAGCCTTCCCACCGTTGGGCCGCCGCAGATGCCCAGCCGCATTGAACTACGCGAACGCGTGGACCAGGAGTTTGCGCAAGGCTGGGTCACCACTCTTGCAGTGACCGGCAACGGGCTGGTCGGCTTCGTCGCCATCAAGCCTGCCGTCTCCGTACTGGACCAGTTGTTCGTCAGCCCCGACCACCTTGGCGGCGGCGTCGGCAGGGCCCTGCTCGGCCACGCCATGGCTGAAATGCCGGCCGGCTTCAAGCTGTTCACGGCCTCGGCGAACATCCGGGCCAGGCGCTTCTACGAAGCGGCCGGCCTCGTGTTCGTTTCTGAGGAACCCCACCCACGTTCCGGCCACCCGGTCAGCCACTATCGCTGGCATCCCTGA
- a CDS encoding carbohydrate ABC transporter permease, with product MPSRQAQAGRSRPEPGRGRALLKGLAFASPFLIGFAIFFAYPIAASGFYSFTDFSLFQPPKFVGLSNYARMIHDAKFWKSLYNTLFLTITGVPISLILALAGAHILNLNVKGQPLYRALIYLPTIIPVVAGGFLWRWLLNAQYGFVNEILRWFHIPQPNWLQEPAWGSWAVLIVSLWTVGGTMIIYLAALKDVPSDLYEAAQLDGAGPWRRFTDITWPMISPVTLFQLVVLIIAYLQIFTQPFVLAKDPAVGTSQAAGPGDSMLTYSVYLFQNAFIFLKMGYASAMAWLLLVITLAVTLLILWSSKKWVHYGSR from the coding sequence ATGCCCAGTAGGCAAGCACAGGCCGGCCGTTCGCGGCCGGAACCGGGTAGAGGCCGGGCCCTTCTTAAGGGCCTGGCTTTCGCCTCGCCATTCCTTATCGGGTTCGCGATCTTCTTCGCGTACCCGATTGCGGCTTCGGGTTTTTACAGTTTCACCGACTTCAGCCTGTTCCAGCCGCCCAAATTCGTGGGGCTTTCGAACTATGCGCGCATGATCCATGACGCCAAGTTCTGGAAGAGCCTCTACAACACCCTGTTCCTGACGATCACCGGCGTGCCGATCAGCCTGATCCTGGCGCTCGCTGGGGCCCACATCCTCAACCTGAACGTCAAGGGGCAACCGCTCTATCGCGCGCTCATCTACCTGCCGACGATCATCCCGGTCGTGGCCGGCGGCTTCCTCTGGCGCTGGCTGCTCAACGCGCAATACGGGTTCGTCAACGAGATCCTGCGCTGGTTCCACATCCCTCAGCCCAACTGGCTCCAGGAGCCGGCCTGGGGAAGCTGGGCGGTGCTGATCGTCTCGCTCTGGACGGTCGGGGGGACGATGATCATTTACCTTGCCGCGCTCAAGGATGTGCCCAGCGATCTCTACGAGGCCGCGCAGCTCGATGGGGCGGGGCCCTGGCGCCGGTTCACCGACATTACTTGGCCGATGATCTCGCCGGTGACGCTTTTCCAACTGGTCGTGCTCATCATTGCGTACCTGCAGATCTTCACCCAGCCGTTCGTGCTGGCCAAGGACCCGGCAGTCGGGACGTCTCAGGCCGCCGGTCCGGGCGACTCCATGCTCACCTACAGCGTCTACCTGTTCCAGAACGCCTTCATCTTCCTCAAGATGGGCTACGCCTCGGCCATGGCCTGGCTGCTGCTGGTTATCACCCTGGCGGTGACGCTGCTCATCCTCTGGTCGTCAAAGAAATGGGTGCATTATGGCAGCCGCTGA
- a CDS encoding sensor domain-containing diguanylate cyclase has translation MSYRSALAQQVEPLALEANALALQARVREQEAIIESLRRQISDDRLVFERSSAAARIGLWECDLSSEKLIWSDVVYDIFGLPRGSRLDRQATLERYVGNSARELVSRRTAAIRDRTGFTLDAEIIAFTGQTRWIRITASVDCRDGQPFRVFGMKQDITEEKLLADRTRYLAENDVLTGLANRAKFQSTLSRVCANAESGESRALLIVDLDGFKLVNDTHGHMAGDECLREAARRLRSICGDTELVARLGGDEFGIVCSGDVDLPALNTLSQAIIEEMQRPVFYGGQALHFGASVGIALLDRCTPSQLYKAADTALYEAKSAGRNAFRATTGLRVGSRSQV, from the coding sequence ATGAGTTACAGATCCGCGCTTGCACAACAGGTCGAGCCCCTTGCATTGGAAGCCAATGCCCTGGCCTTGCAGGCCCGAGTGCGCGAACAGGAAGCGATCATCGAGAGCCTGCGCCGGCAGATCAGCGACGACCGCCTGGTTTTTGAACGTTCCTCGGCGGCAGCCCGCATCGGCCTTTGGGAGTGCGACCTGAGCAGCGAGAAGCTGATCTGGAGTGACGTCGTCTACGACATCTTCGGCCTGCCCCGGGGGTCGCGGCTCGACCGCCAGGCAACGCTCGAGCGCTATGTGGGCAATTCCGCCAGGGAACTCGTATCGCGACGCACGGCGGCAATTCGTGATCGCACGGGCTTCACCCTCGATGCCGAGATCATCGCCTTTACCGGCCAGACGCGGTGGATACGGATTACGGCCAGCGTGGATTGCCGCGACGGGCAGCCGTTCCGTGTATTCGGCATGAAGCAGGATATCACTGAGGAGAAACTGCTTGCCGACCGGACGCGCTACCTCGCCGAGAACGATGTCCTGACCGGCCTGGCCAACCGCGCCAAGTTCCAGTCGACGCTGTCCCGTGTCTGCGCAAACGCTGAAAGCGGCGAGTCCAGGGCCCTGCTGATCGTCGACCTCGATGGCTTCAAGCTCGTCAACGATACCCACGGTCACATGGCCGGGGACGAATGCCTGCGCGAGGCCGCGCGCCGCCTGCGCTCGATCTGCGGGGACACGGAACTGGTGGCACGCCTCGGCGGAGACGAATTCGGTATCGTCTGCAGTGGCGACGTCGACCTGCCCGCCCTCAATACGCTTTCCCAAGCAATCATCGAAGAAATGCAGCGCCCGGTGTTCTATGGCGGGCAGGCCTTGCATTTCGGGGCATCCGTGGGGATAGCACTCCTCGATCGCTGTACGCCTTCCCAGCTCTACAAGGCCGCCGATACGGCCCTCTACGAAGCCAAGTCGGCCGGGCGCAATGCCTTTCGGGCGACGACAGGACTGCGGGTCGGCTCTAGGTCCCAGGTTTAG
- a CDS encoding carbohydrate ABC transporter permease: protein MAAADPARRMAGWTIQRLLIIALVLLFCFPFLVMVTTAFKPTDDIFTAPPELWPRTWTLEHFAAVFEQIPFWQYLGNTLLVSGLSVLGTLIACPLVAYALAKLEWPGRNVLFVVILATMMLPPQVTLIPIYMMWNGLGATNSYLPLVLPAFLGTPFFIFLIRQFLLSVPDELLEAAKMDGASEFQVYWGIVLPIARPALVTSAVFQFIWAWTDFLNPLIYLNDSSKYTLSIGLYSFFGEHGVQWGPLMAACVMFTLPAVVIYIFCQRYFLGGLAAGALK from the coding sequence ATGGCAGCCGCTGATCCCGCCCGCAGGATGGCAGGCTGGACCATCCAGCGCCTGCTGATCATTGCCCTGGTGCTGCTGTTCTGCTTCCCGTTCCTCGTGATGGTGACGACGGCATTCAAGCCGACGGACGACATCTTCACGGCACCTCCCGAACTTTGGCCGCGCACCTGGACGCTCGAGCATTTCGCCGCCGTCTTCGAGCAAATCCCGTTCTGGCAATATCTGGGCAACACGCTCCTGGTCTCGGGGTTGAGCGTGCTCGGCACCCTGATTGCCTGTCCGCTGGTCGCTTACGCATTGGCGAAGCTGGAATGGCCCGGGCGCAACGTGCTGTTCGTGGTGATCCTTGCCACGATGATGCTGCCGCCGCAGGTGACGCTGATCCCGATCTACATGATGTGGAACGGATTGGGCGCCACCAATTCCTACCTGCCGCTGGTGTTGCCGGCCTTCCTGGGGACGCCGTTCTTCATCTTCCTCATCCGTCAGTTTCTGCTCTCGGTTCCCGACGAGCTGCTGGAGGCGGCGAAGATGGATGGCGCCAGCGAATTCCAAGTCTACTGGGGCATCGTGCTGCCCATCGCACGACCGGCGCTGGTCACCTCGGCGGTGTTCCAGTTCATCTGGGCATGGACGGATTTTCTCAACCCACTCATCTATCTCAACGACTCGAGCAAATACACGCTATCGATCGGCCTCTACTCGTTCTTCGGCGAGCATGGCGTGCAGTGGGGACCGTTGATGGCGGCCTGCGTGATGTTCACGCTGCCGGCGGTGGTCATCTACATTTTCTGTCAGCGCTACTTCCTGGGTGGCCTTGCCGCCGGCGCGCTTAAGTAA
- a CDS encoding N-acetylmannosamine-6-phosphate 2-epimerase, whose protein sequence is MIPALERLKGTLIVSSQAMNPRSPLARPDILAMMAEAAGLGGAGGYRVDGPEVVRELRARTALPIIGIAKDRRTGFDVYITTTVADVEALCNAGADIVACQATRGSRPGESFGELAAAAHARGAAVMADISTLEEATIAAEQGADVIATTMVGYTPATKGAVRPPFDFVRRLVAALKVPVIVEGGIWTPEHVAQSFATGAFAVVSGSAVTAPDLITSHLLSAL, encoded by the coding sequence ATGATCCCTGCTCTGGAGCGCCTCAAGGGCACGCTCATCGTCTCCTCCCAGGCCATGAACCCCCGCAGCCCCCTCGCCCGCCCCGATATCCTCGCCATGATGGCCGAGGCCGCCGGATTGGGTGGCGCCGGTGGCTACCGCGTGGACGGCCCCGAGGTCGTTCGCGAACTGCGCGCCCGCACCGCCCTTCCCATCATCGGCATCGCCAAGGATCGCCGCACCGGCTTCGATGTCTACATCACCACCACCGTCGCCGACGTCGAAGCCCTCTGCAACGCCGGAGCGGACATCGTCGCCTGCCAGGCCACCAGGGGGTCGAGGCCTGGCGAGAGCTTCGGGGAACTAGCCGCCGCCGCTCATGCGCGCGGCGCCGCGGTGATGGCCGATATTTCGACGCTCGAAGAGGCAACCATCGCCGCAGAACAGGGCGCCGACGTCATAGCCACGACGATGGTTGGCTACACGCCTGCCACGAAGGGGGCTGTCCGGCCGCCTTTTGATTTCGTGCGCAGGCTCGTCGCCGCACTCAAGGTGCCGGTAATCGTCGAGGGCGGTATCTGGACGCCCGAGCACGTTGCGCAGTCCTTCGCCACCGGCGCATTCGCCGTCGTCAGCGGTTCGGCCGTCACCGCGCCCGACCTCATCACCAGTCATCTGCTCTCGGCGCTCTGA
- a CDS encoding DUF4127 family protein, producing MTATPRNAGRPGGMAIAFVPLDERPVNTSLPSAVAAIAGAGLMLPPAELLPQLREPGKADDIGAWFRQATATADAAVASLDMLCYGGLIAARTSGDTTLAALERLETLRAIREDHPDLPIAAVSLVMRASDSYNPQEEPDYWAQYGRELHRLGALHHRDFLVNLGALDTPGNADELATLRAKLPTAILADFERRRLRNHHVNLEALALAADGTVDPLMITADDTAEHSGGSVEQIWLDQWARVLPISAEVLMYPGADEVAAVLVARQLATQMDARARFTVDTADPEGLARIANYENSPMRVAIERQVKASGAELTEDAEAMALVIHTSDPRRRDLCGQVPTFDTDDEKDAQATLDLIARLIEQGREVALADLRYSNGADPILVEGLAERGLLLKLLAYGGWNTAGNALGSVVAAAAAIQIGRAAGTYDAGEARRLLLHRVIEDYAYQAVARRPLNAGILTFQTPNEERAAEASVGAELNAILGRLTGRSDLKVSNINFPWHRSFEIDFVIEGDLVR from the coding sequence GTGACCGCCACTCCTCGCAATGCCGGCCGCCCGGGCGGCATGGCCATTGCCTTCGTGCCGCTCGATGAGCGGCCGGTGAACACCAGCCTTCCCTCGGCCGTAGCCGCCATCGCCGGCGCCGGCCTCATGCTGCCGCCAGCCGAGCTGCTGCCGCAACTGCGCGAGCCCGGAAAGGCGGACGACATTGGCGCCTGGTTCCGCCAGGCGACAGCGACCGCCGACGCAGCCGTCGCCTCCCTCGACATGCTCTGCTACGGCGGCCTGATCGCAGCGAGAACCAGCGGCGACACGACCCTTGCGGCCCTCGAGCGGCTGGAAACCCTGCGCGCGATCCGCGAGGATCACCCAGACCTGCCAATCGCGGCAGTATCCCTCGTCATGCGGGCATCCGATTCCTACAACCCGCAGGAGGAGCCCGACTATTGGGCTCAGTACGGCCGTGAACTGCACCGCCTCGGCGCCCTGCACCATCGCGATTTTCTCGTGAACCTGGGGGCGCTCGACACACCCGGGAACGCCGACGAACTAGCGACGCTGCGCGCCAAGCTGCCCACCGCGATCCTCGCCGATTTCGAGCGCCGCCGGTTGCGCAACCACCACGTCAACCTCGAGGCGCTGGCCTTGGCCGCCGACGGCACCGTGGACCCGCTAATGATCACCGCCGACGATACCGCCGAACATTCCGGCGGGTCGGTAGAGCAGATTTGGCTCGACCAATGGGCCCGCGTCTTGCCAATCTCGGCCGAGGTCCTGATGTATCCGGGCGCCGACGAAGTCGCCGCCGTGCTCGTTGCACGCCAGCTCGCCACGCAAATGGATGCCAGGGCGCGCTTTACCGTCGATACTGCCGACCCCGAGGGCCTGGCCCGCATCGCCAACTACGAGAACAGCCCCATGCGCGTCGCCATCGAGCGGCAGGTCAAGGCCAGCGGCGCCGAACTGACCGAGGATGCGGAGGCGATGGCGTTGGTGATCCACACTTCCGATCCGCGCCGCCGCGACCTCTGCGGACAGGTCCCGACCTTCGATACCGACGATGAAAAGGATGCGCAGGCGACCCTCGACCTCATCGCACGGTTGATCGAGCAAGGGCGAGAAGTCGCGCTGGCGGACCTGCGCTATTCGAACGGCGCCGACCCGATCCTTGTCGAAGGGCTCGCCGAACGTGGCCTGCTGCTCAAGCTCCTCGCCTATGGCGGCTGGAACACGGCCGGGAATGCACTCGGATCGGTGGTGGCCGCCGCCGCTGCCATCCAGATCGGGCGTGCCGCAGGCACCTACGATGCCGGAGAAGCACGGCGTCTGCTGCTGCACCGCGTCATTGAGGACTATGCCTACCAGGCTGTTGCCCGCAGGCCGCTCAACGCCGGCATTCTGACCTTCCAGACGCCCAACGAGGAACGGGCGGCAGAAGCGAGCGTCGGCGCAGAACTCAACGCCATCCTTGGCAGACTGACAGGTCGCAGCGACCTCAAGGTCAGCAATATCAACTTCCCATGGCACCGAAGCTTCGAGATCGACTTCGTGATCGAAGGAGATCTGGTCCGATGA